A DNA window from Theobroma cacao cultivar B97-61/B2 chromosome 5, Criollo_cocoa_genome_V2, whole genome shotgun sequence contains the following coding sequences:
- the LOC18598420 gene encoding trafficking protein particle complex subunit 8 isoform X1 → MVDPANTPLGKMLLEEITPVVMVLCTPLVEESCLKNGLSFIQMLSPFCNFTNIDVPVRTASDQPYRLQKFKLRLFYASDIRQPNLEVAKERLKQVITQAGEKDFSEMWSDPPQVNDLLSRPESEILPSWFQFFNEELVRTLSFSDHEAFDHPVACLLVVSSRDEEPINRFVDLFNTNKLPSLLNDGAMDPKILKHYLLVHDNQDGASEKATKLLTEMKSTFGPNDCQLLCINSSQDRQIHHQENPWAPFKSDALPTENLGCFLNFDDFNEIKDLMQELSSKHIIPYMEQKIRVLNQQVSATRKGFRNQIKNLWWRKGKEDASDSPNGPVYTFSSVESQIRILGDYAFMLRDYELALSNYRLISTDYKLDKAWKRYAGVQEMMGLTYFLLDQSRKEAEYCMENAFNTYLKLGSAGQQNATRCGLWWVEMLKTRDQIKEAATVYFRICSEDPLHSAVMLEQASFCYLLSKPPMLHKYGFHLVLSGDHYKKCDQVSQSLKYCDNVPNSRSSNILQCFHLQIKHAIRTYRSAVSVYKGTTWSLIKDHVHFHIGQWYAFLGMYDVAVTHMLELLACSHQSKTTQELFLRDFLQIVQKTGKTFEVLKLQLPAINISSLKVIFEDHRTYASAAAASVKESVWHSLEEDMIPSLSTAKSNWLELQSKLMPKKYKESNICVAGEAIKVDVEFKNPLQISISILSVSLICELSANLEEMNSDGNGSNIELQNDENKTSTSTRDIDSSSILSEVDLSLEGGETTLVQLTVTPRVEGILKIVGVKWKLSSSVVGFHNFESNSLNKNVAKGRRKAKYSPDNYLKFIVIKSLPKLEGIIHSLPEKTYVGDLRHLVLELSNRSKFPVKNLKMKISNPRFLNAGNQRELNVEFPACLGKKTNVVQSGGHSNINKVLQNVFLFPENISVQEETSLSWPLWFRAAVPGNISLYVTIYYEMEDVSSIMKYRTLRMHYNLQVSPSLDVSFELSPCPSRLQEFLLRMDVVNKTSSECFQVHQLSSVGKQWEISLLQPVDSILPSQSLFAGQALSCFFKLKDRRKSSTSEDSIPSPSLLLQSDVRLGPQGNSEALFDVYSSPLADFHNSERLHQGMPLQGNEYKVDFVFISQLLKGNIDSGAPNTPLLISHHACHCSLSSMSSISWLVDGPQTVQHNFSGSLCEVNLRMMITNSSDAVASVRISTFDSPSSSIQSSDASAPQPGLPPEIQAGWCDIPVVNDMKVITSDALATRFTKSVSLESVSQFIWSGSSSTKLRLQPRSTAEIPLQISVFAPGIYDLSNYVLNWNLMPSSEEEKQGEASKSSGVCQGYPYYLTVVQST, encoded by the exons aTGGTGGATCCGGCGAACACGCCACTTGGCAAAATGCTATTGGAGGAGATCACTCCGGTGGTTATGGTACTCTGCACTCCGCTAGTGGAAGAATCTTGCCTCAAGAACGGCCTCTCCTTCATCCAAATGCTCTCCCCTTTCTGCAATTTCACCAATATCGACG TGCCTGTACGGACGGCGAGTGATCAACCCTACAGGCTGCAGAAGTTTAAGTTGCGGTTGTTTTATGCCTCGGATATTCGACAACCCAATCTTGAG GTAGCGAAGGAGAGGCTAAAGCAGGTTATTACCCAGGCAGGAGAGAAAGATTTTTCTGAAATGTGGTCAGACCCACCTCAAGTTAATGATCTTCTCTCTA GGCCTGAATCTGAAATTTTACCATCATGGTTTCAGTTTTTTAACGAAGAGCTTGTACGTACGTTGTCTTTTTCAGACCATGAAGCTTTTGATCATCCTGTGGCAT GCCTTTTGGTTGTTTCTTCTAGGGATGAGGAACCCATAAACAGATTTGTAGACCTTTTTAATACCAACAAATTACCCTCTCTTCTTAATGACGGTGCAATGGACCCAAAGATTTTGAAGCATTACTTACTGGTGCATGATAATCAAGATGGTGCTTCAGAGAA GGCTACTAAACTTTTGACTGAGATGAAAAGTACATTTGGCCCAAATGACTGTCAATTACTTTGTATTAATTCTTCTCAAGATAGGCAGATCCATCATCAGGAGAACCCTTGGGCTCCTTTT AAATCTGATGCTTTACCTACTGAAAATCTTGGTTGTTTCCTCAATTTTGATGACTTTAATGAG ATAAAAGATCTCATGCAAGAATTATCATCTAAACACATCATTCCTTACATGGAACAAAAGATACGTGTATTGAACCAACAG GTTTCTGCCACAAGGAAAGGTTTTAggaatcaaattaaaaacttatGGTGGAGGAAAGGGAAAGAAGATGCATCAGATTCCCCAAATGGTCCTGT GTACACCTTTAGTTCAGTTGAATCTCAGATTAGAATTTTGGGTGACTATGCATTCATGTTACGGGACTATGAACTTGCACTGTCGAACTATCGCCTAATTTCCACTGATTATAAGCTAGACAAAGCCTGGAAGCGCTATGCTGGTGTGCAG GAGATGATGGGGCTTACGTATTTCTTGCTTGATCAATCAAGAAAAGAAGCTGAGTACTGCATGGAAAATGCATTTAATACTTATTTA AAACTTGGGTCAGCTGGTCAACAAAATGCTACCAGATGTGGTCTTTGGTGGGTAGAGATGCTGAAGACAAGAGATCAGATTAAAGAAGCTGCCACTGTTTATTTCCGCATTTGTAGTGAG GATCCTTTACATTCGGCTGTGATGCTTGAGCAAGCATCTTTTTGCTACTTGTTGTCAAAACCACCAATGCTGCATAAATATGGCTTTCATCTTGTTCTCTCTGGTGATcattataaaaaatgtgatCAGGTATCTCAATCCCTTAAGTATTGTGATAATGTACCAAATTCTCGCTCTTCTAATATTTTACAATGTTTTCATCTTCAGATTAAACACGCAATTCGCACATATAGAAGTGCTGTTTCTGTTTATAAAGGAACCACATGGAGCCTTATCAAAGATCATGTTCATTTCCACATTGGACA GTGGTACGCTTTTCTTGGCATGTATGATGTTGCTGTCACTCATATGTTGGAGCTCTTGGCCTGCAGTCATCAGTCAAAGACCACACAGGAGCTGTTTCTGAGAGATTTTCTTCAAATTGTTCAG AAAACTGGTAAGACATTTGAGGTATTGAAACTTCAGTTGCCTGCTATCAACATCTCATCACTTAAGGTCATTTTTGAAGATCATCGAACTTATGCATCTGCTGCAGCT GCTAGTGTCAAAGAAAGTGTATGGCATTCACTGGAGGAGGACATGATCCCATCACTGTCTACTGCCAAGTCCAACTGGCTGGAGTTACAATCAAAGCTTATGccgaaaaaatataaagaatcAAATATTTGTGTGGCGGGAG AAGCAATAAAAGTGGATGTTGAATTTAAAAACCCTCTGCAAATCTCTATCTCCATCTTAAGTGTTTCTTTGATATGTGAGCTTTCTGCAAATCTTGAAGAAATGAACTCTG ATGGAAATGGTTCAAATATTGAGCTCcagaatgatgaaaataaaacatcaACTTCCACTAG GGATATTGACTCATCTTCGATTTTGTCTGAGGTTGACTTGTCATTAGAAGGGGGTGAAACAACCTTG GTGCAACTAACAGTAACTCCAAGAGTAGAAGGCATTCTGAAAATTGTTGGTGTTAAATGGAAATTATCAAGTTCAGTAGTAggttttcataattttgaatCTAACTCGCTGAACAAAAATGTTGCAAAGGGAAGAAGGAAAGCTAAGTATTCTCCTGACAACTATTTGAAGTTTATAGTGATCAAG AGTCTACCGAAGCTTGAGGGTATAATTCATTCTTTACCAGAAAAAACATATGTGGGAGACTTACGGCATCTTGTGTTGGAATTAAGTAACCGATCAAAATTTCCTGTTAAG AACCTGAAGATGAAGATTAGCAATCCAAGATTTCTAAATGCTGGGAATCAGAGGGAGTTGAATGTTGAATTTCCTGCTTGCTTAGGAAAGAAGACAAATGTTGTGCAAAGTGGTGGGCATAGTAACATTAATAAAGTGCTGCAGAATGTGTTTCTCTTTCCTGAG AACATATCAGTGCAGGAGGAAACATCATTATCCTGGCCTCTTTGGTTTCGTGCTGCTGTTCCTGGAAATATTTCTTTGTATGTTACAATATATTACGAAATGGAAGATGTATCAAGCATCATGAAATATCGCACACTACGCATGCATTATAATTTGCAG GTTTCACCATCGTTGGATGTATCATTTGAACTTAGTCCTTGTCCATCAAGATTGCAAGAGTTCCTCTTGCGCATGGATGTTGTCAACAAGACCAGTTCTGAATGTTTCCAGGTTCATCAGCTGTCATCTGTTGGGAAGCAGTGGGAAATCTCATTGCTTCAACCTGTTGATAGCATCTTACCTTCACAATCTTTATTTGCTGGTCAAGCACTGTCATGTTTCTTCAAGCTTAAG GATCGCAGGAAGTCATCAACTTCCGAAGATAGCATTCCTTCTCCTTCCCTGCTCCTTCAAAGTGATGTAAGATTGGGCCCTCAGGGTAACAGTGAAGCCCTCTTTGATGTGTATAGTTCACCTTTGGCTGATTTCCACAATAGTGAAAGATTGCACCAGGGAATGCCACTTCAG GGTAATGAAtataaagttgattttgttttcatctcTCAACTGCTAAAGGGTAATATTGATTCTGGTGCTCCTAATACACCACTTCTCATTTCCCATCATGCTTGTCATTGCAG TCTTTCGAGCATGAGTTCAATATCATGGCTAGTGGATGGGCCTCAGACTGTACAACATAACTTCTCTGGTTCTCTATGTGAAGTAAATTTGAGGATGATGATAACCAACTCATCTGATGCTGTTGCATCTGTCCGTATCAGCACCTTTGATTCCCCTAGTAGCAGCATCCAATCAAGTGATGCTTCTGCACCTCAGCCAGGTCTACCCCCGGAAATCCAAGCAGGGTGGTGTGATATTCCAGTAGTGAATGATATGAAAGTCATCACATCTGATGCTCTTGCAACACGTTTTACTAAGTCTGTGTCCCTGGAAAGTGTCTCTCAGTTCATTTGGTCAGGGTCAAGCTCTACTAAACTCAGACTTCAACCTCGGTCGACAGCTGAAATTCCTCTTCAGATTAGTGTTTTTGCTCCTGGAATATATGATTTGTCAAACtatgttttgaattggaaTCTTATGCCCAGTAGTGAGGAAGAAAAGCAAGGAGAAGCGAGCAAGTCGTCAGGAGTGTGCCAAGGATATCCCTATTATCTTACTGTGGTCCAATCTACTTGA
- the LOC18598420 gene encoding trafficking protein particle complex subunit 8 isoform X2, whose product MVDPANTPLGKMLLEEITPVVMVLCTPLVEESCLKNGLSFIQMLSPFCNFTNIDVPVRTASDQPYRLQKFKLRLFYASDIRQPNLEVAKERLKQVITQAGEKDFSEMWSDPPQVNDLLSRPESEILPSWFQFFNEELVRTLSFSDHEAFDHPVACLLVVSSRDEEPINRFVDLFNTNKLPSLLNDGAMDPKILKHYLLVHDNQDGASEKATKLLTEMKSTFGPNDCQLLCINSSQDRQIHHQENPWAPFKSDALPTENLGCFLNFDDFNEIKDLMQELSSKHIIPYMEQKIRVLNQQVSATRKGFRNQIKNLWWRKGKEDASDSPNGPVYTFSSVESQIRILGDYAFMLRDYELALSNYRLISTDYKLDKAWKRYAGVQEMMGLTYFLLDQSRKEAEYCMENAFNTYLKLGSAGQQNATRCGLWWVEMLKTRDQIKEAATVYFRICSEDPLHSAVMLEQASFCYLLSKPPMLHKYGFHLVLSGDHYKKCDQIKHAIRTYRSAVSVYKGTTWSLIKDHVHFHIGQWYAFLGMYDVAVTHMLELLACSHQSKTTQELFLRDFLQIVQKTGKTFEVLKLQLPAINISSLKVIFEDHRTYASAAAASVKESVWHSLEEDMIPSLSTAKSNWLELQSKLMPKKYKESNICVAGEAIKVDVEFKNPLQISISILSVSLICELSANLEEMNSDGNGSNIELQNDENKTSTSTRDIDSSSILSEVDLSLEGGETTLVQLTVTPRVEGILKIVGVKWKLSSSVVGFHNFESNSLNKNVAKGRRKAKYSPDNYLKFIVIKSLPKLEGIIHSLPEKTYVGDLRHLVLELSNRSKFPVKNLKMKISNPRFLNAGNQRELNVEFPACLGKKTNVVQSGGHSNINKVLQNVFLFPENISVQEETSLSWPLWFRAAVPGNISLYVTIYYEMEDVSSIMKYRTLRMHYNLQVSPSLDVSFELSPCPSRLQEFLLRMDVVNKTSSECFQVHQLSSVGKQWEISLLQPVDSILPSQSLFAGQALSCFFKLKDRRKSSTSEDSIPSPSLLLQSDVRLGPQGNSEALFDVYSSPLADFHNSERLHQGMPLQGNEYKVDFVFISQLLKGNIDSGAPNTPLLISHHACHCSLSSMSSISWLVDGPQTVQHNFSGSLCEVNLRMMITNSSDAVASVRISTFDSPSSSIQSSDASAPQPGLPPEIQAGWCDIPVVNDMKVITSDALATRFTKSVSLESVSQFIWSGSSSTKLRLQPRSTAEIPLQISVFAPGIYDLSNYVLNWNLMPSSEEEKQGEASKSSGVCQGYPYYLTVVQST is encoded by the exons aTGGTGGATCCGGCGAACACGCCACTTGGCAAAATGCTATTGGAGGAGATCACTCCGGTGGTTATGGTACTCTGCACTCCGCTAGTGGAAGAATCTTGCCTCAAGAACGGCCTCTCCTTCATCCAAATGCTCTCCCCTTTCTGCAATTTCACCAATATCGACG TGCCTGTACGGACGGCGAGTGATCAACCCTACAGGCTGCAGAAGTTTAAGTTGCGGTTGTTTTATGCCTCGGATATTCGACAACCCAATCTTGAG GTAGCGAAGGAGAGGCTAAAGCAGGTTATTACCCAGGCAGGAGAGAAAGATTTTTCTGAAATGTGGTCAGACCCACCTCAAGTTAATGATCTTCTCTCTA GGCCTGAATCTGAAATTTTACCATCATGGTTTCAGTTTTTTAACGAAGAGCTTGTACGTACGTTGTCTTTTTCAGACCATGAAGCTTTTGATCATCCTGTGGCAT GCCTTTTGGTTGTTTCTTCTAGGGATGAGGAACCCATAAACAGATTTGTAGACCTTTTTAATACCAACAAATTACCCTCTCTTCTTAATGACGGTGCAATGGACCCAAAGATTTTGAAGCATTACTTACTGGTGCATGATAATCAAGATGGTGCTTCAGAGAA GGCTACTAAACTTTTGACTGAGATGAAAAGTACATTTGGCCCAAATGACTGTCAATTACTTTGTATTAATTCTTCTCAAGATAGGCAGATCCATCATCAGGAGAACCCTTGGGCTCCTTTT AAATCTGATGCTTTACCTACTGAAAATCTTGGTTGTTTCCTCAATTTTGATGACTTTAATGAG ATAAAAGATCTCATGCAAGAATTATCATCTAAACACATCATTCCTTACATGGAACAAAAGATACGTGTATTGAACCAACAG GTTTCTGCCACAAGGAAAGGTTTTAggaatcaaattaaaaacttatGGTGGAGGAAAGGGAAAGAAGATGCATCAGATTCCCCAAATGGTCCTGT GTACACCTTTAGTTCAGTTGAATCTCAGATTAGAATTTTGGGTGACTATGCATTCATGTTACGGGACTATGAACTTGCACTGTCGAACTATCGCCTAATTTCCACTGATTATAAGCTAGACAAAGCCTGGAAGCGCTATGCTGGTGTGCAG GAGATGATGGGGCTTACGTATTTCTTGCTTGATCAATCAAGAAAAGAAGCTGAGTACTGCATGGAAAATGCATTTAATACTTATTTA AAACTTGGGTCAGCTGGTCAACAAAATGCTACCAGATGTGGTCTTTGGTGGGTAGAGATGCTGAAGACAAGAGATCAGATTAAAGAAGCTGCCACTGTTTATTTCCGCATTTGTAGTGAG GATCCTTTACATTCGGCTGTGATGCTTGAGCAAGCATCTTTTTGCTACTTGTTGTCAAAACCACCAATGCTGCATAAATATGGCTTTCATCTTGTTCTCTCTGGTGATcattataaaaaatgtgatCAG ATTAAACACGCAATTCGCACATATAGAAGTGCTGTTTCTGTTTATAAAGGAACCACATGGAGCCTTATCAAAGATCATGTTCATTTCCACATTGGACA GTGGTACGCTTTTCTTGGCATGTATGATGTTGCTGTCACTCATATGTTGGAGCTCTTGGCCTGCAGTCATCAGTCAAAGACCACACAGGAGCTGTTTCTGAGAGATTTTCTTCAAATTGTTCAG AAAACTGGTAAGACATTTGAGGTATTGAAACTTCAGTTGCCTGCTATCAACATCTCATCACTTAAGGTCATTTTTGAAGATCATCGAACTTATGCATCTGCTGCAGCT GCTAGTGTCAAAGAAAGTGTATGGCATTCACTGGAGGAGGACATGATCCCATCACTGTCTACTGCCAAGTCCAACTGGCTGGAGTTACAATCAAAGCTTATGccgaaaaaatataaagaatcAAATATTTGTGTGGCGGGAG AAGCAATAAAAGTGGATGTTGAATTTAAAAACCCTCTGCAAATCTCTATCTCCATCTTAAGTGTTTCTTTGATATGTGAGCTTTCTGCAAATCTTGAAGAAATGAACTCTG ATGGAAATGGTTCAAATATTGAGCTCcagaatgatgaaaataaaacatcaACTTCCACTAG GGATATTGACTCATCTTCGATTTTGTCTGAGGTTGACTTGTCATTAGAAGGGGGTGAAACAACCTTG GTGCAACTAACAGTAACTCCAAGAGTAGAAGGCATTCTGAAAATTGTTGGTGTTAAATGGAAATTATCAAGTTCAGTAGTAggttttcataattttgaatCTAACTCGCTGAACAAAAATGTTGCAAAGGGAAGAAGGAAAGCTAAGTATTCTCCTGACAACTATTTGAAGTTTATAGTGATCAAG AGTCTACCGAAGCTTGAGGGTATAATTCATTCTTTACCAGAAAAAACATATGTGGGAGACTTACGGCATCTTGTGTTGGAATTAAGTAACCGATCAAAATTTCCTGTTAAG AACCTGAAGATGAAGATTAGCAATCCAAGATTTCTAAATGCTGGGAATCAGAGGGAGTTGAATGTTGAATTTCCTGCTTGCTTAGGAAAGAAGACAAATGTTGTGCAAAGTGGTGGGCATAGTAACATTAATAAAGTGCTGCAGAATGTGTTTCTCTTTCCTGAG AACATATCAGTGCAGGAGGAAACATCATTATCCTGGCCTCTTTGGTTTCGTGCTGCTGTTCCTGGAAATATTTCTTTGTATGTTACAATATATTACGAAATGGAAGATGTATCAAGCATCATGAAATATCGCACACTACGCATGCATTATAATTTGCAG GTTTCACCATCGTTGGATGTATCATTTGAACTTAGTCCTTGTCCATCAAGATTGCAAGAGTTCCTCTTGCGCATGGATGTTGTCAACAAGACCAGTTCTGAATGTTTCCAGGTTCATCAGCTGTCATCTGTTGGGAAGCAGTGGGAAATCTCATTGCTTCAACCTGTTGATAGCATCTTACCTTCACAATCTTTATTTGCTGGTCAAGCACTGTCATGTTTCTTCAAGCTTAAG GATCGCAGGAAGTCATCAACTTCCGAAGATAGCATTCCTTCTCCTTCCCTGCTCCTTCAAAGTGATGTAAGATTGGGCCCTCAGGGTAACAGTGAAGCCCTCTTTGATGTGTATAGTTCACCTTTGGCTGATTTCCACAATAGTGAAAGATTGCACCAGGGAATGCCACTTCAG GGTAATGAAtataaagttgattttgttttcatctcTCAACTGCTAAAGGGTAATATTGATTCTGGTGCTCCTAATACACCACTTCTCATTTCCCATCATGCTTGTCATTGCAG TCTTTCGAGCATGAGTTCAATATCATGGCTAGTGGATGGGCCTCAGACTGTACAACATAACTTCTCTGGTTCTCTATGTGAAGTAAATTTGAGGATGATGATAACCAACTCATCTGATGCTGTTGCATCTGTCCGTATCAGCACCTTTGATTCCCCTAGTAGCAGCATCCAATCAAGTGATGCTTCTGCACCTCAGCCAGGTCTACCCCCGGAAATCCAAGCAGGGTGGTGTGATATTCCAGTAGTGAATGATATGAAAGTCATCACATCTGATGCTCTTGCAACACGTTTTACTAAGTCTGTGTCCCTGGAAAGTGTCTCTCAGTTCATTTGGTCAGGGTCAAGCTCTACTAAACTCAGACTTCAACCTCGGTCGACAGCTGAAATTCCTCTTCAGATTAGTGTTTTTGCTCCTGGAATATATGATTTGTCAAACtatgttttgaattggaaTCTTATGCCCAGTAGTGAGGAAGAAAAGCAAGGAGAAGCGAGCAAGTCGTCAGGAGTGTGCCAAGGATATCCCTATTATCTTACTGTGGTCCAATCTACTTGA